ACACCCGCGTGCCCAGCGCGAAACTGTTACACCCCGGACTCCTCCGGAGCTTGTTGATCCCCTTCTCGATCGCCGCGGTCAGCTTGGGAAAACTCCGGCGAGCGGCCTCAACCCGATCCTGCCACCGGAACGCACCCCGCACCGCCCCGACAATCTTGCCCGCATACCGCAACTTCGAAATCGGGATCGCCCCGATGATCGCCGACACACACGAGCCCAAACTCCCCGAAAAACAATCCTGAATATCCGACAAACCCGTCAGATCAGCAGCCAACTCCGGCAACTGCGGTTATCGGACAGTGATCGACCGGCCACGATACTTCCTTCAAACGCAGCCACTTCGCCAGGACCGCAACCCAAAGTCAGGCCTGTGATACAGCACGGAATGCGGGAACCTCAAATTCCTCGAGATCGAAGCACAATTCATCCTCTCGACCTTCAAGAACAAACCCGAAGAACTCCCTCAGCGCTTCGTTTCCGAAGTCGATCGGATGAAAAGGTAAGGCATAGTTAGGTTCATTCCGAACTGAACGCTCACCTTCCCAGAAGGGAAATTCGAATGGAAGATGCTCCCCCATGTCTTCCATGACCCCCGAACTCGGGTTCATGCTCAGAGACCTAACTAGAGCACCATCTGACCAGACCGCAAAAGCAGCCCAATCTTCGGCACTGTGCATGAAAACAGCGTAGGCACCCCTACCGTTCGCCAGCCGTAAGATCCATTCAGTCAACTCGCTGGGCCGGTACCGCGCGAGTTCACGAGAGCAGACAACTTCACACTCAGGAAGACTCGCCGCGCACACAATTCCACTATCCGGCCAAACAGCGAGATCGAGCGTGAGGAGTCCTGTCTCTTGTGCAGTAGCTCCGAGCGTGATCTCCGCAAGACGCTTCGACTTGTCATGATCAGTTAACCCAGCATCACGGAAAGCCCTTCTAGGTTCCGCCTCAGCGAAGACCACCACGGCAGACTTTGATCCCATCAAGTACCTCGCATCTCTAACAGCGCACTGTCTCGATTCGCCACAGGAAAGGTCGCACTCTAAGCATGAGTGCACACGCGAGCCACAGTTACCGAACCAAGGAACGGATACTCGATTACCAATTTATCCTCAGGCGAATATATCCAGAATTCGCGTATTGATTGCACCACCCCTGGCAACTTTTCCATAGCCACCCCCGAAGTCATCCTCACGCTCGGAAGTAGCGCATTAGACCACAGGAAAACTAATATGCTTGCGTTTGACGCATAGCGTTTAATCAGCTCCACTGGGTCAAGGTCGTCGCGATCTCCTTCATAAATAATGAGATCCCTATCGACCGCTTCCCAATCGATAGTCCCGCTAGAATTATGGGAATAGCAGTTTAAACTTTCTCGCTGGTACTTCAGGTCCTCTTCCTGCCCTAGAAGTTGGACACCGGTCTGACCTACCCACATCAGAAGTCGATCACTACCCGGACTCGCGCGCACAACTCTCACCAACGATCGAGGCAAAAGATCAGGCCTACTCCCATAAGCGTTATCCTGCGTCATGTGTTACCACCAAGAAGTCGCGAGAATTCTGATTCAGTCCCCCGCCAAGGGACCGCCCACTTGCGCCCAGAACTCCCCTTTCCGACCTCCACATTGATATGCGGACCTTTCTCTGGATCAAAATCCATACGAAACCTCTTGTAAACCCCACCTACCCGAGTCTCGAAGCCTACAACCTTCCCATAAGTGGACGACGAGGATCCGAGCCTGCCTTTGATCGAACGCCGAGTGGAATGATCAATTTCACCCATCAAATCCAAGGCCTTATTGCGAGCTTTCTCGAAAGTGTCAAAGGAACCAAGAACCACCTCTTTGCTTGCCTGACAGCTTGCGTTATGTACAAGAAATGGGACGGAGTCTGCCGCCACATAATACGTGTGAACACCGTTGATGGTGAGGTTGTGGACCTGGGTCGTGGCAGTGTAGGTGCGGACGTCGACGACCCGGACCTTCTCACCGGTGGGGGTACGCAGCCAATCTCCGGCATCGAGGTCTTCGGCGTGGTACCAGCCCGGGACTTCGCCCCACAGGCCGTGCACGGCTGGGTTGAGGAGACGACCGTGCTCATCCACCCAGAACGGATGCTCCGCGGTCGCGACGAGCGTGGACACCGCATCCCCGGCCTCACCGTCGACATCGACGGTGACCTCCACCAAATCCTTCTCACCATGGCCGACGATCGTGGCCACCACCTTCTGCGAGACGGTCTCCCNNNNNNNNNNNNNNNNNNNNNNNNNNNNNNNNNNNNNNNNNNNNNNNNNNNNNNNNNNNNNNNNNNNNNNNNNNNNNNNNNNNNNNNNNNNNNNNNNNNNCCCCCCCCCCCGTCTCGGGATCAGTGGCCACCACCCGGTCTCCCAGCTCCACCTCCTCGATCGGCTTGGTCGAGCCGTCGGCCAGCAACACCAAAGTGCCGGGGGCGAAACTATTACAGTCGCCCGCGTCGTGTTTCTTGCGCAGCTCTTTCAGCTCTTCCTGGAGCTTGCTCTCCAGCTTCGGGCAGTTCTTCTTCGCATCCGCTACTTTGTTCGCCCACTCGACCGTCCTCTCGACCACGCCCGGGGATCTTGGCCGCGTGGGACAGCTTCTTGAGCGGGATCACATTAGCCAACGCCGAGAGGCACGAGCCGAAACTTTCACCGGACAAACAGCTTTCGACTTCACCGATCCCCAGAAAGTCTTCGGCTATAAACTCCCGCCATCCGCTCCCGTCGCAAACCACGGCGCCGTAAAACCACCTAGCTGCATGCTTACAAGGCCTACGACATCCCGCTCTACACGCCTAGCTCCGCACCGTGGAATCGTCACCCCTATCGCCTGCAAAGGCATCGACACCAGCGACACACTGGGCAAGCACCGATGGGTCATCGAACGCATGGGCGCCTGGCTGACCGGATACCGGCGCCTGACCCTGCGGTAGGAACGCGAAGCCACCCACCTCCACGCCTTCCTCACCCTCGCCTGCCACAACAAACTCACCAAATGGGACAAGCTGTAAAAACCGTGTCTTATGTGGTCCTATTCAGCTTCAAGACCATCTACATGCCAGGCATACTGCAACTGCTCGGCAGGATCCCAGCCTTCGGGGCGCGCCGAGCTTTCTACCCAACGATACCCCGACTCTCTCCATTTTTTCCTAGCACGAACGACACCCGCAGGCGTCGCGTCTTCATATCCAAATTCAACCCCACAGCAATCACAGATCTCGTAACTTGGATCCTTTCCGTCTTCGCCCCATGGCGGCTCACTCTGCAAGAGGCCACAGACTCGACAGTGCAGACCACCCTTATTATTGGTCATTGAAATAGTCCATATTAGTCGCGTATCCGTGAGATTCTGGATTCGGCTTGAAATAGGTCCTTGGAACTCCAGAGGAGCTCATGACCCCGAACTCGTCCGTAGCTGGATTAAATCGAACTATGTCTCCATTTGCCCTCGTTCGCGTCAAAACATTCGGGTTGGCACTGCGGAGGAAATTTGTCGCTGCCTCAACATATTCCTTTGCGTTGTTGAGATTCGGGAACTCAGACTTGTGTTTGTCCCAGTGACCATAGGCATTCTCAACGGACGACTTCTTCTTCGTCGTGCTCCAACAGCTTGCGTTGTGAACCAACACCGGGGTGGCGCCCGCCAGCACATGGTAGGTGTGGACACCGTTGATGGTGAGGTTGTGGACCCGGGTGGTGGCGGTGTAGGTGCGGACGTCGACGACCCGGACCTTCTCACCGTCAGGGGTGCGGAGTTGGTCTCCGGGATCGAGGTCTTCGGCGTCGTACCAGCCCGGTGCTTCGCCCCACGGGCCGTGGGCGGCGGGCTGGAGGAGGCGGCCGTGGTCGTCGACCCAGAACGGGTGCTCCGCGGTCGCGGTGATCGTCTCCACCGCCTCACCGGCATCACCGTCGACATCGACGGTGATCTCCACCAGGTCCTTGTGGCCGTGGCCGACGATCGTGGCCACCACCTTCTGCGAGACGGTCTCACCGGTCTCGGGGTCGGTGGCCAACACTCGGTCTCCGAGCTCGACCTCTTCGATCGGCTTGGTCGAACCGTCGGCCAACAACACCAGAGTGCCGCGGGCGAAACTATTACAACCAGCTGGCTATCATGCAGAACACTAGCCAAAACTCAGGGCTGAGAACGGCGCCAAACTCGCTAGATGAAACGGTCTCTATTTCCCTATTAGCACCAGATCAGGGAGCCTAAGGGGGAGTCCATATACCGACATGTGCCCCCCCCCCCCCCGCTTGAACCTTGTGATACTAGCTGATAGTGCTACTGACCACATACTTCCACCTCGGCATTACTAATCGCACATCAGGTGAAATTCAAGTGGAACCGCCCACTAAACCCCATAGGAACAAGTACCATGACGATGCTAAGCTAATTCAAGCAGAACCCGATCAATCCAATCTCCACC
The window above is part of the Saccharomonospora glauca K62 genome. Proteins encoded here:
- a CDS encoding DUF6928 family protein, producing MGSKSAVVVFAEAEPRRAFRDAGLTDHDKSKRLAEITLGATAQETGLLTLDLAVWPDSGIVCAASLPECEVVCSRELARYRPSELTEWILRLANGRGAYAVFMHSAEDWAAFAVWSDGALVRSLSMNPSSGVMEDMGEHLPFEFPFWEGERSVRNEPNYALPFHPIDFGNEALREFFGFVLEGREDELCFDLEEFEVPAFRAVSQA
- a CDS encoding polymorphic toxin-type HINT domain-containing protein; translation: ETVSQKVVATIVGHGEKDLVEVTVDVDGEAGDAVSTLVATAEHPFWVDEHGRLLNPAVHGLWGEVPGWYHAEDLDAGDWLRTPTGEKVRVVDVRTYTATTQVHNLTINGVHTYYVAADSVPFLVHNASCQASKEVVLGSFDTFEKARNKALDLMGEIDHSTRRSIKGRLGSSSSTYGKVVGFETRVGGVYKRFRMDFDPEKGPHINVEVGKGSSGRKWAVPWRGTESEFSRLLGGNT